The Mesorhizobium huakuii genome has a segment encoding these proteins:
- a CDS encoding LodA/GoxA family CTQ-dependent oxidase: MADPTVYRIHPAVGIARLGDSPEGFCISPEKPAQLPIECDANGNAAKGDAPIKNFKDSEGRIKRQAARFQIFVYDAANPQGSPLKIGDHVEGGGNRGKLVDIQWRVQLANKKAAWFTFDGLRGEAGYAADAPLRNAGITDPVERQKLIIDAGPQAVDCSARRKASFGRDTNPAYAVTFPPTGMAPNDIDTLGDIMTDDDGRLLVLGGHGNSGSFLSGFGHPRIETYANSDGWFDDISDGPVMARLVMMEERVQKLRYIDVEYPAWVLVGYPRYAPEVLDMITLEDVVEDMSIREFAYRTDMYGTAGTFNAPQKIDPTDTAALLHWKAGPVEWNPAYRPWFWRDIWPIIFRADEFSYFANILQQSNFPHNQSSRGTFDPYRLCIPPRIAPRALAQKEGRAKDDHVGGGLLEAAVEPSLMLLDATQAPGAADDAVVGDAAATLKAAAAAFTAAVCPPGDGEAPRSYAARWQKLFADNDTAAEPAYAEARSAFDAVVASVIERIAAPPRHRASGC; the protein is encoded by the coding sequence ATGGCCGACCCAACAGTCTATCGCATCCACCCCGCCGTCGGCATCGCCCGGCTCGGCGACAGCCCCGAAGGTTTCTGCATCTCGCCGGAAAAGCCGGCGCAGTTGCCGATCGAATGCGACGCCAACGGCAATGCCGCGAAAGGCGACGCGCCGATCAAAAACTTCAAGGACAGCGAGGGCCGCATCAAGCGCCAGGCCGCGCGTTTCCAGATCTTCGTCTATGACGCGGCCAATCCACAGGGTAGCCCGCTGAAGATCGGCGACCATGTCGAAGGTGGCGGCAATCGCGGCAAGCTGGTCGACATCCAGTGGCGCGTTCAACTCGCCAACAAGAAGGCGGCATGGTTCACGTTCGACGGGCTGCGTGGCGAGGCAGGCTATGCCGCAGACGCGCCGTTGCGCAACGCCGGCATCACCGATCCGGTCGAAAGGCAGAAGCTGATCATCGACGCCGGCCCGCAAGCCGTCGACTGCAGCGCGCGGCGCAAGGCGAGCTTCGGGAGAGACACCAACCCGGCCTATGCCGTCACCTTCCCGCCGACGGGGATGGCGCCGAACGACATCGACACGCTGGGCGACATTATGACCGACGATGACGGGCGGCTGCTCGTGCTCGGCGGGCACGGCAACAGCGGCTCGTTCCTCTCAGGTTTCGGCCATCCGCGCATCGAGACCTACGCCAACAGCGACGGCTGGTTCGATGACATCTCGGACGGGCCGGTGATGGCGCGGCTGGTGATGATGGAGGAGCGCGTCCAGAAGCTGCGCTACATCGATGTCGAATACCCCGCCTGGGTGCTGGTCGGCTATCCCCGCTACGCGCCGGAAGTCCTCGACATGATCACGCTGGAAGACGTGGTCGAAGACATGTCGATCCGCGAATTCGCCTATCGCACCGACATGTATGGCACGGCAGGAACATTCAACGCGCCGCAGAAGATCGACCCGACCGATACGGCGGCCCTGCTGCACTGGAAGGCCGGACCGGTGGAGTGGAACCCGGCCTATCGGCCGTGGTTCTGGCGCGATATCTGGCCGATCATTTTCCGTGCCGACGAATTCTCCTATTTCGCCAACATCCTCCAGCAATCGAACTTTCCGCACAACCAGTCGAGCCGGGGCACGTTCGATCCCTATCGCCTGTGCATCCCGCCGCGGATCGCGCCCCGTGCGCTGGCGCAAAAGGAAGGCCGCGCGAAGGACGATCATGTCGGCGGGGGGCTGCTCGAGGCAGCGGTGGAACCGAGCCTGATGCTGCTCGATGCAACGCAGGCGCCGGGCGCGGCTGACGATGCCGTGGTTGGCGATGCCGCCGCCACGCTCAAGGCGGCAGCGGCGGCTTTCACCGCTGCGGTCTGCCCGCCTGGCGACGGCGAGGCGCCGCGCAGCTATGCCGCGCGCTGGCAAAAGCTGTTCGCCGACAATGACACGGCGGCCGAGCCCGCCTATGCCGAGGCGCGCAGCGCTTTCGACGCGGTGGTCGCGAGCGTGATCGAGCGCATCGCCGCGCCGCCGCGCCACCGCGCAAGCGGATGCTGA
- a CDS encoding LodA/GoxA family CTQ-dependent oxidase, which yields MLTLARSSSRQEPGEPDRTADPDEPIEAALRRLAFEYRSGQLLDRALTAAAKDATTDPGRTARQYLFDLLRKPGEENLFRLDANPATRTYHLPLMPLLAGDNPITNKTVSKFLRLTDTQLFLLRQWAAGIFIDEVDAGFAPAIDPWQPYKDWNVPGGRGLDQGVLSNGLGGAFCPGGEVTWIIRNPAIWREPYRIKADPEWYGFALTAAQENANRWGAGVSEEGYIAYASDPLSQGSDLNVGLQPGDLTKLSGLPWQADFNECSTQTIDVTYEEWNVLYPDSVGNTLMERERRVWETLWWPAHRPMQAYYPVGTDFQFRNWARGIPQTLAGDLKMVTEWSKLGFIVRNPAGGLDQPSPGVKYICVEDSGE from the coding sequence ATGCTGACGCTTGCCCGGTCCTCGTCGCGGCAGGAGCCGGGTGAACCGGATCGCACCGCCGATCCGGACGAGCCGATTGAAGCTGCGTTGCGCCGGCTGGCGTTCGAATATCGCTCCGGCCAGTTGCTTGACCGTGCGCTCACCGCGGCCGCGAAGGACGCAACGACCGATCCCGGCCGTACCGCGCGGCAGTATCTGTTCGATCTGCTGCGCAAGCCGGGCGAGGAGAACCTGTTCCGGCTCGATGCCAATCCGGCGACCCGAACCTATCACCTGCCGCTGATGCCGTTGCTTGCGGGCGACAATCCGATCACCAACAAGACGGTGAGCAAGTTCCTTCGGCTGACCGACACGCAACTGTTCCTGCTGCGGCAATGGGCGGCGGGCATCTTCATTGACGAGGTGGATGCAGGCTTCGCCCCAGCGATCGATCCGTGGCAGCCCTATAAGGACTGGAACGTGCCGGGCGGACGCGGTCTCGATCAGGGTGTGCTGTCGAACGGGCTCGGCGGCGCCTTCTGCCCGGGCGGTGAAGTGACGTGGATCATCCGCAACCCGGCGATCTGGCGCGAGCCCTATCGGATCAAGGCCGACCCGGAATGGTACGGCTTTGCGCTGACCGCGGCGCAGGAGAACGCCAATCGATGGGGAGCGGGCGTCAGCGAGGAAGGCTATATCGCCTATGCCTCCGACCCGCTGTCGCAAGGCAGCGACCTCAATGTCGGATTGCAGCCCGGCGACCTGACCAAGCTCAGCGGGCTGCCATGGCAGGCCGATTTCAATGAATGCTCCACCCAGACGATCGACGTCACCTACGAAGAATGGAACGTCCTTTATCCCGACAGTGTCGGCAACACGCTGATGGAGCGCGAGCGGCGCGTGTGGGAGACCTTGTGGTGGCCGGCGCATCGGCCGATGCAGGCCTACTATCCCGTCGGCACGGACTTCCAGTTCCGCAACTGGGCGCGCGGCATTCCGCAGACGCTTGCCGGCGACCTCAAGATGGTGACCGAATGGTCGAAGCTCGGCTTCATCGTCCGTAATCCGGCAGGCGGGCTCGATCAGCCCTCGCCCGGGGTCAAGTACATCTGCGTCGAAGATTCGGGAGAATGA
- a CDS encoding NAD(P)/FAD-dependent oxidoreductase: protein MVLFEAGRHDRPKPGEMLAAVAQGLLRQLGVWTPFVAAAFVDNRAVVSAWAGEAFDERHSIFSAQGGGWQLDRARFDQLLIQAAAAAGAQVRLGSEVRSAVREGQGWRLNLADGDIVASAVIWATGRSWRLARSFGAKLRAHGHLAAYTRFFDRAPGNCRVVIEARPEGWWYSADLPDRRRVVACLTDPDLGSELRDPKSWYRALAATQLIAPLLPPGARETATLVKSAGTATVDPAAGERWVAAGDSLFAADPLSSRGIVHALRSGILAAYAASDMVDGRDELARTRYAMIASQGFADYASALANHYAAAARWDTAFWQRRRHQPEERAAYQERGA from the coding sequence GTGGTGTTGTTCGAGGCGGGGCGGCACGATCGGCCGAAACCGGGCGAGATGTTGGCGGCGGTGGCGCAGGGGCTGCTGCGCCAGCTCGGCGTCTGGACACCGTTCGTTGCCGCGGCTTTCGTGGACAACCGGGCAGTCGTTTCGGCCTGGGCTGGCGAGGCGTTCGACGAGCGGCACAGCATATTCTCCGCCCAGGGCGGGGGCTGGCAACTGGACCGGGCACGGTTCGATCAGCTCTTGATACAGGCTGCAGCGGCAGCAGGCGCGCAGGTGCGGCTTGGCAGCGAGGTGCGTTCGGCGGTGCGTGAAGGCCAGGGCTGGCGGCTCAACCTGGCCGATGGGGATATCGTCGCCAGCGCCGTGATCTGGGCGACCGGCCGGAGCTGGAGGCTGGCCCGATCCTTCGGCGCGAAACTCCGGGCGCACGGTCACCTCGCGGCGTATACCCGCTTCTTCGACCGCGCGCCGGGCAATTGTCGAGTGGTCATCGAGGCGCGCCCCGAGGGCTGGTGGTACAGCGCCGACTTGCCTGACAGACGCCGGGTGGTGGCGTGCCTGACCGATCCTGACCTCGGCAGCGAACTGCGGGACCCGAAATCCTGGTACCGCGCACTGGCGGCAACACAGCTAATCGCACCGCTCCTGCCTCCTGGCGCGCGTGAAACTGCAACGCTGGTGAAATCGGCGGGAACGGCCACAGTCGATCCAGCCGCGGGTGAGCGCTGGGTGGCAGCGGGCGATAGCCTGTTCGCCGCCGATCCGCTCTCGTCGCGCGGGATCGTGCATGCGCTGCGCTCAGGTATCCTCGCCGCCTATGCGGCCTCGGACATGGTCGACGGACGTGACGAACTCGCGCGCACGCGCTACGCGATGATCGCCTCGCAGGGCTTTGCCGACTACGCCTCCGCGCTCGCTAATCACTATGCCGCCGCCGCACGGTGGGACACAGCTTTCTGGCAGCGGCGTCGGCATCAACCCGAAGAGCGCGCGGCGTATCAAGAGCGCGGCGCATGA
- a CDS encoding radical SAM/SPASM domain-containing protein, with the protein MTRDHIELLPQLKKAVRLKPMHGYALVHARHPSQIRMVDPSHAFFLSLCDRTLLTSEIAYIYGQTFGLTDVEAKSQVDQLLRLYRQFLTFEAKPNPTERFSPQKFLYPADTPAIERATFGKWPVPAGISFTLTFNCNFSCSYCYQDRHQRSDRRWNLNKCLELLGEAADWGVVFVGLTGGEPTLFDGWLQVVERTLTLGMIPAMTSNGTVIGTCPDIALRLAAAGMEEMTISLDVPSPQLHDQVTRSRGHFPKVIDAIRFLRAAGIRVVVKSVLTPTTQHAVEETIDLLVDLGVAEVGISYMESGAIKSPANRARKISSKELARVRNRIERKREQYAQICAVHSPKDSIGKWNDSEWYPCGGINMGMSIFPSGDVAVCDKMHGVRAFTYGNVFSAGLKAIWDSEAFAVLRARTANPKVVDPDCARCSKLHLCRTSCFVDSFNVTGSYFCKAPSCGGPFFN; encoded by the coding sequence GTGACCAGGGATCATATCGAATTGCTACCCCAGCTCAAAAAAGCGGTACGACTTAAGCCAATGCATGGCTATGCCTTGGTTCATGCTCGCCATCCATCACAGATTCGTATGGTCGATCCCTCTCACGCGTTCTTTCTGTCGCTGTGCGACAGAACACTCCTCACCTCCGAAATCGCCTATATCTATGGGCAGACATTTGGGCTTACGGATGTTGAAGCAAAGTCACAAGTAGATCAGCTGCTTAGGCTTTATCGGCAGTTTCTCACGTTCGAGGCTAAACCAAATCCAACCGAGCGATTTAGTCCGCAGAAATTCCTCTACCCGGCCGATACACCCGCCATAGAACGCGCCACCTTTGGAAAGTGGCCCGTTCCTGCGGGAATCAGTTTCACTCTCACTTTCAACTGCAATTTCAGCTGTTCGTATTGCTACCAGGATCGCCACCAGAGGAGCGACAGACGCTGGAACCTGAACAAGTGCCTTGAACTGCTGGGCGAGGCGGCGGATTGGGGAGTCGTATTTGTCGGCTTAACAGGTGGTGAGCCAACGCTTTTCGACGGCTGGCTTCAGGTAGTGGAGCGCACCCTCACGCTGGGTATGATTCCGGCCATGACCAGCAACGGCACGGTGATAGGGACTTGTCCGGACATTGCCCTTCGGTTAGCAGCTGCGGGCATGGAAGAGATGACGATCAGCCTCGACGTGCCTTCACCCCAGTTACACGACCAAGTTACGCGGTCACGCGGGCACTTCCCAAAGGTGATCGACGCGATCCGGTTTTTGCGGGCGGCGGGGATTCGGGTGGTGGTCAAGAGTGTGCTGACACCGACGACCCAACACGCAGTGGAAGAGACTATAGATCTGCTAGTGGATTTGGGTGTCGCGGAAGTCGGCATCTCCTACATGGAGAGTGGAGCCATTAAGTCCCCTGCCAATCGCGCTCGCAAGATCTCCTCCAAGGAACTGGCCCGCGTAAGAAATCGGATTGAGCGAAAGCGAGAGCAGTATGCACAAATCTGTGCTGTGCATTCGCCAAAGGATTCCATCGGAAAGTGGAACGACAGCGAGTGGTATCCCTGCGGCGGCATCAATATGGGGATGTCAATATTTCCGAGCGGTGACGTCGCAGTTTGTGACAAGATGCATGGGGTGAGGGCCTTTACCTACGGCAACGTGTTCAGCGCGGGACTCAAAGCAATCTGGGACAGTGAAGCGTTTGCTGTCCTTCGTGCGCGCACCGCGAACCCGAAGGTCGTTGATCCGGACTGCGCCCGCTGCAGCAAGTTGCACCTCTGTCGGACATCCTGCTTTGTTGATTCATTCAACGTCACGGGAAGCTACTTCTGCAAGGCCCCGTCTTGCGGTGGTCCCTTCTTCAACTAG
- a CDS encoding DDE-type integrase/transposase/recombinase, with translation MRRISMATRDELVKVVAERYARGDRAEKTRILDEFAAVSGVHRKHAMRLLRNGPQAQRSDPRPERRLYDDAVREALIVLWEASDRICGKRLKMLIPILVEAMERHGHLHLTAEIRTRLLAMSAATIDRALREVRDIAGGPRRRRSTASTALRRSIPIRTFSDWQDPPPGFVEADLVAHSGPTTRGSFIQTLCLTDIASGWTECAPLLVREQKLLSEVLTVLRQLLPFQLLGFDTDNDSVFLNETIRDYCLDAGIEFTRCRPYRKNDQAFVEQKNGAVVRRIVGYRRLEGLEAAAALAQLYSTVRLFVNFFQPSFKLAGKERDGARVRKRYHPAATPCQRLLADPRTPEAVRARLAQTQARLDPVKLLQEMRSAQQRLVDIADESCTPALVVSDPALDQFLSGLRTAWKEGEVRPTARARPRQKRGRRRPDPLVKVTGQLRAWFDEEPWRTSRELLVRLQAEQPGQYPDPLLRTLQRRLKIWRKEKAHAMVFGPMHVEPAIEPIAH, from the coding sequence ATGAGGCGGATAAGCATGGCGACGCGGGATGAGCTGGTGAAGGTGGTAGCGGAGCGCTACGCCCGAGGCGATCGGGCAGAGAAGACGCGCATTCTCGATGAATTCGCGGCGGTGAGCGGCGTTCACCGCAAGCATGCCATGCGGTTGCTGCGGAATGGACCACAGGCGCAGCGTTCGGACCCGCGACCGGAGCGCCGGCTTTATGACGACGCGGTGCGCGAAGCGCTGATCGTGCTCTGGGAAGCTTCGGATCGCATCTGTGGCAAGCGTCTGAAGATGCTGATTCCGATTCTGGTGGAGGCGATGGAGCGTCACGGGCATCTGCACCTAACCGCCGAGATCCGCACACGGCTATTGGCGATGAGCGCGGCCACGATCGACCGCGCCCTTCGCGAGGTTCGAGACATCGCTGGTGGGCCGAGACGCCGTCGCAGTACAGCGTCCACCGCGCTGCGGCGCAGCATTCCGATCCGGACCTTCTCCGATTGGCAGGATCCTCCGCCTGGATTCGTCGAGGCCGACCTGGTAGCGCACAGTGGACCGACGACGCGGGGAAGCTTCATACAAACGCTTTGTCTTACCGACATCGCGAGCGGGTGGACGGAATGCGCGCCCTTGCTGGTGCGTGAACAGAAGCTGTTGAGCGAGGTGCTGACGGTATTGCGGCAGCTCCTGCCATTTCAGCTTCTCGGATTCGACACGGACAATGACAGCGTGTTCCTGAACGAGACGATACGCGACTACTGTCTGGATGCCGGCATCGAGTTCACCCGCTGCCGTCCTTACCGCAAAAATGACCAGGCCTTTGTCGAACAGAAGAACGGCGCCGTGGTGCGACGCATTGTCGGGTATCGTCGGCTGGAGGGGCTTGAAGCCGCTGCTGCTCTTGCACAGCTCTATTCGACGGTTCGGCTGTTCGTGAACTTCTTCCAACCCTCCTTCAAGCTGGCCGGAAAGGAACGGGACGGCGCCCGCGTGCGCAAGCGCTATCACCCTGCGGCAACACCGTGCCAGCGACTGCTGGCAGATCCACGCACGCCTGAAGCGGTTCGTGCCAGGCTTGCGCAAACACAGGCGAGGCTGGACCCGGTAAAGCTGCTGCAGGAGATGCGATCGGCGCAGCAGCGCCTCGTCGACATTGCCGATGAATCCTGCACGCCGGCGCTGGTGGTGAGCGATCCGGCGCTGGACCAGTTCCTGTCGGGTTTGCGGACGGCCTGGAAGGAGGGGGAAGTCCGCCCAACCGCAAGAGCCAGGCCGAGGCAAAAGCGAGGACGTCGCCGACCGGATCCGCTCGTGAAGGTCACAGGCCAGTTGCGCGCGTGGTTCGACGAAGAGCCCTGGCGGACGAGCCGCGAATTACTGGTGCGTCTGCAGGCGGAGCAGCCGGGGCAATATCCTGATCCACTTCTGCGCACGCTGCAGCGCCGCTTGAAGATCTGGCGGAAGGAAAAGGCACACGCGATGGTGTTCGGCCCAATGCACGTGGAGCCGGCAATCGAGCCGATCGCGCATTGA
- a CDS encoding IS630 family transposase (programmed frameshift) has product MARALSGDLRSRVLKASDAGMSARQAAARFGVGISSAIRWIARAKIGERMPRPQGRRRASSLDAHEAFIVGLIDERKDITLNEMVERLGDERSVRISRSALSAWLRGHGWTFKKKSAHALEQDRPDILKRRRAWFDGQLDLDPAKLVFIDETGLSTKMARLRGRAPRGERCRAGVPHGHWKTTTFTGALRLTGMTAPFVYDGAMNGNVFLAYVEQVLVPTLSEGDVVIMDNLPAHKAAGVREAIETTGSRLMFLPPYSPDFNPIENAFSKLKALMRAKAERTITALWNAVGSLVDLFTPAECQNYFKAAGYDPD; this is encoded by the exons ATGGCAAGAGCACTGAGCGGCGACCTTCGATCCCGGGTCTTGAAGGCTTCGGACGCGGGCATGTCGGCACGGCAGGCGGCGGCGCGGTTCGGCGTCGGCATATCGAGTGCGATCCGGTGGATCGCACGGGCGAAGATCGGCGAGCGGATGCCTCGCCCGCAAGGCCGCCGACGCGCGTCCAGCCTTGATGCCCACGAAGCCTTCATCGTCGGGCTGATCGATGAGCGCAAGGACATCACGCTGAACGAAATGGTGGAACGGCTGGGGGACGAGCGGTCGGTACGGATCAGCCGCAGCGCCTTGAGCGCATGGCTTCGCGGCCACGGGTGGACGTTCA AAAAAAAGTCCGCACACGCACTGGAGCAGGACCGCCCCGACATCCTGAAGCGCCGTCGCGCCTGGTTCGACGGCCAGCTCGATCTCGATCCAGCGAAGCTCGTCTTCATTGATGAGACCGGGCTATCGACCAAGATGGCCCGTCTGCGGGGACGTGCGCCGCGCGGTGAGCGCTGCCGGGCCGGCGTGCCGCACGGCCATTGGAAGACCACCACCTTCACCGGCGCGTTACGGCTGACAGGAATGACCGCTCCGTTCGTCTACGACGGCGCCATGAACGGCAACGTGTTCCTGGCTTATGTTGAGCAGGTTCTGGTTCCGACCCTGTCGGAGGGCGACGTCGTCATCATGGACAATTTGCCGGCGCACAAGGCGGCCGGCGTGCGCGAGGCGATCGAGACGACCGGCTCGAGGCTCATGTTCCTGCCGCCCTACAGCCCCGACTTCAATCCGATCGAAAACGCCTTCTCAAAACTCAAGGCTCTTATGCGCGCCAAAGCCGAGAGAACAATCACAGCCCTGTGGAACGCCGTCGGATCGCTCGTTGACCTCTTCACCCCAGCCGAATGCCAGAACTACTTCAAGGCCGCAGGCTATGACCCGGATTAA
- a CDS encoding IS5 family transposase, producing MPYKHNADRRHHVGKMTFRVTNWRDYEAGLRRRGSLTLWVTPEALAGWRAPRRKTRGGQARYSDLAIETALTLGCVFAMRLRQTEGLLHSLLDLMGLKVPVPDHTTLSRRAQKWEPSARRNPPLPDGPLHVLVDSTGLKVYGAGQWLEQKHGARSRRNWRKLHLAVDAKSGAIIAQRLTDQDTDDPSQVAPLLDQIDGEIDQFTADGAYDGKPTYRSILQHSATANIVIPPRSTAVESRDAGPPGQRDKHIAAIASDGRLKWQAATGYGKRALSETAIGRYKGLIGRRLRARSLPAQQTEVAIGCIVLNRMLAWARPESIRRQVTQA from the coding sequence ATGCCGTACAAACACAACGCAGATCGTCGTCATCACGTCGGAAAGATGACATTCAGGGTGACGAATTGGCGTGACTACGAAGCAGGTCTGCGCCGGCGTGGTAGCCTGACCTTATGGGTAACGCCGGAGGCACTGGCGGGATGGCGCGCTCCGCGACGCAAGACCCGCGGCGGCCAAGCCCGGTATTCCGATCTCGCCATTGAGACAGCGCTGACGCTGGGTTGCGTCTTCGCAATGCGGCTGCGCCAGACCGAGGGATTGCTTCACTCGCTGCTGGATCTCATGGGGCTGAAAGTCCCAGTTCCAGATCATACGACGCTGAGCCGTCGGGCACAGAAGTGGGAGCCATCAGCCCGACGAAACCCGCCGCTGCCGGACGGCCCGCTGCATGTGCTTGTCGATAGCACGGGATTGAAAGTCTACGGCGCCGGGCAATGGCTGGAGCAGAAACATGGCGCCAGATCACGTCGCAACTGGCGCAAGCTGCATCTGGCAGTGGATGCCAAAAGTGGCGCGATCATTGCCCAAAGGCTGACAGATCAGGACACGGATGATCCTTCCCAGGTGGCACCGCTTCTCGATCAGATCGACGGCGAGATCGACCAGTTCACAGCCGACGGAGCCTATGACGGCAAGCCAACCTATCGGTCTATCCTGCAGCACAGCGCAACCGCGAACATCGTCATTCCACCGCGTTCCACGGCGGTGGAAAGCCGTGATGCCGGACCGCCTGGTCAAAGGGACAAGCACATTGCCGCAATCGCAAGCGACGGTCGGCTGAAATGGCAGGCAGCCACCGGCTACGGCAAGCGGGCGCTGAGCGAAACAGCCATCGGACGATACAAGGGGCTGATCGGACGGCGCCTGCGAGCACGCTCTCTTCCGGCTCAACAGACCGAGGTTGCCATCGGTTGCATCGTTCTCAACCGCATGCTGGCATGGGCACGCCCGGAGTCTATCCGGCGTCAAGTCACGCAGGCATAA
- a CDS encoding recombinase family protein: MYELKALGHSDSPSGKEDILGRNHRHFHAKNRTALYLRVSTPEQKPDLQYDGLHGYAARAGLEIVGDYCDIAVSGRREGRPRLNALMASVRNREVDCVLVWKFDRFARSTRHLLIALEEFDHLGVRFISVQDQIDTASPMGRAMFTIIAAMAELESSLISERVTAGMQAARSRGKHLGRPSLPILLVEEIEVLAASTDLSIRKIQEKIGGKASRGRVGEIVKRVRSAKASTG, translated from the coding sequence GTGTATGAATTGAAGGCGTTAGGACATAGCGATTCGCCGTCCGGAAAGGAAGACATTCTGGGACGCAATCATCGTCACTTCCATGCCAAAAACCGCACGGCACTTTACCTGCGCGTCTCCACGCCGGAGCAGAAGCCCGATCTGCAATATGATGGGTTGCATGGCTACGCTGCGCGCGCCGGACTGGAGATCGTCGGAGACTACTGCGACATTGCGGTGTCAGGCCGCCGCGAGGGACGCCCCCGGCTCAACGCCTTGATGGCGAGTGTTCGTAACCGTGAGGTCGATTGTGTCCTGGTCTGGAAATTCGACCGTTTCGCCCGCTCCACACGTCACCTTCTGATCGCCCTCGAGGAATTCGATCACCTCGGCGTGCGCTTTATCAGCGTTCAGGATCAGATAGACACCGCAAGCCCCATGGGGCGGGCCATGTTCACCATCATCGCAGCCATGGCAGAATTGGAGTCCTCTTTGATTAGCGAGCGCGTCACCGCTGGAATGCAGGCGGCGCGATCGCGCGGCAAGCATCTCGGACGGCCAAGTCTCCCAATTCTGTTGGTTGAAGAGATCGAGGTGCTTGCCGCATCAACCGATCTGAGCATTCGAAAGATTCAAGAGAAAATCGGAGGAAAAGCCAGTCGAGGCCGCGTTGGTGAAATCGTCAAACGCGTCCGATCGGCAAAAGCGTCGACCGGGTGA
- a CDS encoding IS110 family transposase has protein sequence MSEVRTIGLDLAKNVFQVHGADETGAVVFRKQLRRGRVLKFFGGLPRCLVAMEACGSSHFWAREIGHLGHEVRMIPPAYVKPFLKRQKNDMADAEAICEAAQRPTMRFVAVKSEERQAAAVVLRTRDLLIRQRTQTINALRGHLAEFGEVVPQGLSFASKLIAMIEDPQTALPETARTALRFLTASLSQLNDQIRVLDAQIVRRAREDETARRLMTVPGIGPLIATALVALAPSPETFKRGRDFAAWLGLVPRQHSTGGKQRLGSTTKMGDRSLRRLLIIGANSELVWRARKGATPGTWLAKMLAHKPPMLVRVALANKMARMIWAIMAKGGIYRAPVAAV, from the coding sequence ATGAGCGAAGTTCGTACGATCGGTTTGGATTTAGCCAAGAACGTGTTTCAGGTCCACGGGGCTGACGAAACAGGTGCTGTTGTGTTTCGCAAGCAATTGCGGCGCGGGCGGGTTTTGAAATTCTTTGGTGGCCTGCCACGGTGCCTGGTTGCGATGGAAGCCTGCGGAAGCTCGCATTTCTGGGCGCGTGAGATAGGGCATTTGGGACACGAAGTCCGTATGATCCCACCGGCCTACGTGAAGCCCTTTTTGAAGCGGCAGAAGAACGACATGGCTGATGCTGAGGCGATCTGCGAGGCGGCGCAACGACCAACGATGCGCTTTGTTGCCGTGAAGAGCGAAGAAAGACAAGCCGCAGCAGTGGTGTTGCGCACCCGCGATCTGCTGATCCGGCAGCGCACGCAGACCATCAATGCGCTGCGCGGCCACCTTGCGGAATTTGGTGAAGTCGTGCCGCAGGGTTTAAGCTTCGCTTCGAAACTGATTGCGATGATTGAGGATCCGCAAACGGCTCTTCCAGAAACTGCGCGGACTGCTCTGCGGTTTCTGACAGCAAGCTTGTCCCAACTGAATGATCAGATTCGCGTGCTGGATGCACAGATTGTGCGCCGGGCTCGTGAAGATGAGACCGCACGCCGGTTGATGACAGTTCCCGGAATTGGCCCATTGATTGCCACCGCACTGGTGGCTCTGGCGCCATCGCCTGAAACCTTCAAACGTGGGCGGGACTTCGCCGCATGGCTTGGGCTTGTGCCGCGACAACATTCGACAGGCGGCAAACAGCGTCTCGGCTCCACGACGAAGATGGGGGATCGATCTCTGCGGCGGCTCCTGATCATAGGGGCCAATAGCGAGCTTGTGTGGCGCGCCCGCAAGGGTGCAACACCAGGCACGTGGCTGGCCAAGATGCTGGCGCATAAACCACCGATGCTGGTGAGGGTGGCGCTTGCCAACAAGATGGCGCGAATGATCTGGGCTATCATGGCCAAGGGAGGAATATACAGAGCTCCGGTTGCTGCGGTCTAA